From one Populus alba chromosome 17, ASM523922v2, whole genome shotgun sequence genomic stretch:
- the LOC140954879 gene encoding uncharacterized protein yields the protein MTNNSVAAPITHPSSSLAPPSMTAATSGAPLAAAEIELPQTPAIIPLPNTQQTTLETALASPSNSRIMQLHGSFQELRQNDESVSTYLQKAKSLFDQLAAAGRPISMEDFNLYVFRGLRSEFKDLVTSLSTKAEPISYTDLHSHLLTHEFINKINIHPVVTAPLLPTPSQQPSVFFGQRQSGSNAGRRGCFCGGWRPNNRSSYRGNHGYGSAQNFSPTNSPSGSHFGQQGNRVSYGSSQYFGQQSNRFGGSHHTIKCQLCYDYGHTAQQCSQLSTHHVQANVNLAFNTVPTTSPVTWFPDTGANHHVTPDLVSMTSSEPYLGNDHLHVGDGKGLLSRLPLKTTSHQTQAPLDLIFSDVWGPSPMSHVSPMAPVSPDVALSSAGSPTSGAVCVSHMLSDLPNSLVPSPAGSPSRFASPTQPSPLLHRSTLGSSTLSPPGLDLCVDLSHFSLQQDHDSVSSTQPQVARTHSMVLRPRSSKTANLSQEPVSFKAADKYLIWHKAMQEELQALHSNDTWSLVPFAPSMNVVGSRWVYKIKRRADGCVDRYKARLVARGFTQQEGVDYYETFSPVIKPTTIRLVLTIAVTCGWQIHQLDVHNAFLNGILQEEDTASYGLHITRDSSLSLHGFTDADWAGSIDDRKSTGGYLVYLGATPISWKSGKQRTIARSSTEAEYKALADGTAEILWIRSLLSELHFPLSSMTTLWCDNLGATFLSLNPVFHARTKHVEVDYHFVRDRVAKQEIQVRFISSKDQLADVLTKPLPPVSFALFRSKLRVESPPSA from the exons ATGACGAATAACTCTGTTGCTGCACCGATCACtcacccttcttcttctcttgcgCCACCATCGATGACAGCTGCTACATCTGGTGCTCCTCTTGCTGCTGCTGAAATCGAATTGCCTCAGACTCCTGCTATCATCCCTCTCCCCAACACTCAGCAG ACAACGCTGGAAACAGCCCTTGCTTCTCCTTCAAACTCACGAATTATGCAGCTCCATGGTTCATTCCAAGAGCTCCGACAGAATGATGAATCGGTTAGCACCTATCTGCAAAAGGCTAAATCCTTGTTTGATCAACTTGCTGCAGCTGGTAGACCGATATCTATGGAAGACTTTAATTTGTATGTCTTTCGGGGATTACGCAGTGAGTTTAAGGACCTTGTAACCAGCTTATCTACTAAAGCTGAGCCTATCTCGTACACTGACCTCCACAGCCACCTCCTTACGCatgaatttatcaacaaaatcaatattCATCCAGTTGTAACAGCTCCTCTGTTACCCACTCCATCCCAGCAGCCATCTGTGTTTTTTGGGCAGCGACAGTCAGGTTCTAATGCTGGTAGAAGAGGCTGTTTTTGCGGGGGATGGCGACCAAACAACCGTAGTAGTTATCGTGGAAATCATGGTTATGGTTCAGCTCAGAATTTCAGTCCTACAAATTCTCCTTCAGGTTCACATTTTGGACAGCAGGGAAATCGGGTCTCCTATGGCTCAAGTCAGTACTTTGGGCAGCAAAGCAACCGGTTTGGGGGTTCTCACCACACCATCAAATGTCAGCTATGCTATGATTATGGGCATACTGCTCAGCAGTGTTCTCAATTATCTACTCATCATGTACAAGCTAATGTTAATTTAGCATTTAATACTGTCCCCACTACTTCTCCTGTTACTTGGTTTCCTGATACAGGTGCGAATCATCATGTGACGCCGGACCTTGTGAGTATGACAAGTTCAGAACCTTACCTTGGTAATGATCACTTGCATGTTGGCGATGGTAAGGGTCTT TTGTCTCGTTTGCCTTTAAAAACTACAAGTCATCAAACTCAAGCTCcacttgacttgatttttagtgatgtttggggacctTCCCCTATG TCACATGTGTCTCCTATGGCCCCGGTCTCTCCTGATGTGGCACTCTCCTCTGCTGGGTCTCCTACTTCGGGTGCAGTATGTGTGTCCCATATGCTATCTGATTTGCCAAACTCCCTTGTTCCATCCCCTGCTGGCTCTCCCTCTCGGTTTGCTTCGCCTACTCAGCCTAGTCCTCTGTTGCACCGTTCCACACTAGGTTCCTCCACTCTTTCCCCCCCTGGACTTGATTTATGTGTTGATTTGTCTCATTTCTCTCTTCAGCAAGACCACGACAGTGTGTCTTCCACTCAACCACAGGTTGCACGCACTCACTCCATGGTGCTTCGCCCACGTTCTTCCAAAACTGCAAACTTAAGT CAGGAACCAGTTTCATTTAAGGCTGCTGACAAATACTTGATTTGGCATAAAGCCATGCAAGAAGAACTTCAGGCCCTTCACAGTAATGACACCTGGTCATTAGTTCCTTTTGCTCCATCTATGAATGTGGTCGGCAGTCGATGGGTATATAAGATTAAGAGGCGCGCTGATGGTTGTGTGGATCGATATAAAGCACGGCTGGTTGCACGAGGTTTCACTCAGCAAGAGGGGGTTGATTACTATGAAACATTTAGTCCGGTGATCAAGCCAACAACGATTCGTCTAGTACTTACTATTGCTGTCACCTGTGGTTGGCAGATTCATCAATTGGATGTCCATAATGCCTTTTTGAATGGCATTCTTCAGGAGGAG GATACAGCTTCTTATGGTCTACACATTACTCGGGATTCCTCATTATCTCTTCATGGTTTcactgatgctgattgggctggcaGTATTGATGATCGGAAATCaacaggtggttatcttgtaTATCTTGGTGCTACTCCTATTTCATGGAAATCAGGGAAGCAACGCACTATAGCTCGATCTTCTACAGAGGCAGAATACAAGGCCTTAGCTGATGGTACTGCTGAAATCTTATGGATTCGCTCTTTATTATCAGAACTTCATTTTCCATTGTCATCCATGACTACGTTGTGGTGTGATAATTTAGGAGCCACCTTCCTATCTCTCAATCCAGTTTTTCATGCTCGCactaaacatgttgaagttGACTATCACTTTGTTCGCGATCGCGTTGCTAAGCAAGAAATTCAGGTACGCTTTATCTCTTCAAAGGACCAACTAGCTGATGTTCTTACCAAGCCACTTCCCCCAGTCTCGTTTGCTCTTTTTCGATCCAAGCTTCGAGTGGAATCTCCACCTTCAGCTTGA